One window of Burkholderia thailandensis E264 genomic DNA carries:
- a CDS encoding ABC transporter ATP-binding protein encodes MKLEPVPITLTRCAKTFHGTRVLEPLDLAIGAGETLVLLGPSGCGKTTTLRLIAGLDVPDAGGAIAFGADDVTALPIEQRGVGMVFQNYALFPNLSVRGNVGYGLRIRRTEPRVLRERVDELLAMMRLTAHADKPVDALSGGQRQRVALARALAVRPRVLLLDEPLTALDAQLRDALRREMNALLRELGVTTVYVTHDQAEAMELGDRIVVMSAGKIEQIGTPRDVYYRPASRAVARFIGTLNRLEGVWRDGALVTEGGALAVASPASELFFRPEDARLVDPSGAPLRGAVANCAFLGERTRVTVEHAAPDALVIDVPGRVDLARGTAVGIAISAEGLIALA; translated from the coding sequence ATGAAACTCGAACCCGTTCCGATCACCCTGACCCGTTGCGCGAAGACCTTCCACGGCACGCGCGTGCTGGAGCCGCTCGATCTCGCGATCGGCGCGGGCGAGACGCTCGTGCTGCTCGGCCCGTCCGGCTGCGGCAAGACGACGACGCTGCGTCTGATCGCCGGGCTCGACGTCCCCGATGCGGGCGGCGCGATCGCGTTCGGCGCCGACGACGTGACCGCGCTGCCGATCGAACAGCGCGGCGTCGGCATGGTGTTTCAGAACTACGCGCTGTTTCCGAACCTGTCGGTGCGCGGCAACGTCGGCTATGGGCTGCGAATCCGCCGGACCGAGCCGCGCGTGCTGCGCGAGCGCGTCGACGAACTGCTCGCGATGATGCGGCTCACGGCGCACGCGGACAAGCCAGTTGATGCGCTGTCGGGCGGCCAGCGCCAGCGCGTCGCGCTCGCGCGCGCGCTCGCGGTTCGCCCGCGCGTGCTGCTGCTCGACGAGCCGCTGACCGCGCTCGATGCGCAGCTGCGCGACGCGCTGCGCCGCGAGATGAACGCGCTCTTGCGCGAGCTCGGCGTGACGACGGTCTACGTGACGCACGACCAGGCCGAGGCGATGGAGCTCGGCGACCGGATCGTCGTGATGAGCGCGGGCAAGATCGAGCAGATCGGCACGCCGCGCGACGTCTACTATCGGCCGGCGTCCCGCGCGGTCGCGCGCTTCATCGGCACGCTGAACCGGCTCGAAGGCGTGTGGCGCGACGGCGCGCTCGTGACCGAGGGCGGCGCGCTCGCCGTCGCGTCGCCGGCAAGCGAGCTATTCTTTCGACCGGAGGACGCGCGCCTCGTCGATCCGTCGGGCGCGCCGCTGCGCGGCGCGGTCGCGAACTGCGCGTTCCTCGGCGAGCGCACGCGGGTGACGGTCGAGCACGCGGCGCCCGACGCGCTCGTGATCGACGTGCCGGGCCGCGTCGATCTCGCGCGCGGAACGGCGGTCGGCATCGCGATCTCGGCCGAGGGACTCATCGCGCTCGCGTGA
- a CDS encoding phosphodiesterase: MLLAHISDLHIKRPGALAYRRVDTAAHLARCVARLNALEPRPDAVLVTGDLTDFGDDEEYAHLKSLLAPLAMPYYLIVGNHDDRAALRRAFPARAELQSGEFVQYALDLGPLRVIALDSQIPGASGGTLCDARLAWLAGQLDAARDRPVIVALHHPPFACGIGHMDAMRLAPHASSRLDALLRRFPNVERVLCGHVHRTMFARFGGTVASAVPAPAHQVTFDLRDDGPSSFSMEPPAFAVHRYAPDAGLASHHVYVDASDGPHPFFEPTGALID, translated from the coding sequence ATGCTGCTTGCCCACATCAGCGATCTGCACATCAAGCGGCCGGGCGCGCTCGCATACCGGCGCGTCGACACGGCCGCGCATCTCGCGCGCTGCGTCGCGCGGCTGAACGCGCTCGAGCCGCGCCCGGACGCGGTGCTCGTCACGGGCGACCTGACCGATTTCGGCGACGACGAAGAATACGCGCATCTGAAATCGCTGCTCGCGCCGCTCGCGATGCCGTACTACCTGATCGTCGGCAACCACGACGATCGCGCGGCGCTGCGGCGCGCGTTCCCCGCGCGCGCGGAATTGCAGTCGGGCGAGTTCGTTCAGTACGCGCTCGATCTGGGGCCGTTGCGCGTGATCGCGCTCGATTCGCAGATTCCGGGCGCGAGCGGCGGCACGCTGTGCGACGCGCGGCTCGCGTGGCTCGCCGGCCAGCTCGACGCCGCACGCGATCGCCCCGTGATCGTCGCGCTCCACCATCCGCCGTTCGCGTGCGGCATCGGCCACATGGATGCGATGCGGCTCGCCCCGCACGCGTCGAGCCGGCTCGATGCGCTGCTGCGCCGCTTTCCGAACGTCGAGCGCGTGCTGTGCGGGCACGTGCATCGAACGATGTTCGCGCGCTTCGGCGGCACGGTCGCATCGGCCGTGCCCGCGCCCGCGCATCAGGTCACGTTCGATCTGCGCGACGACGGGCCGTCGTCGTTCTCGATGGAGCCGCCCGCGTTCGCCGTGCATCGCTATGCGCCGGACGCCGGGCTCGCGTCGCATCACGTGTACGTCGACGCGAGCGACGGGCCGCATCCGTTCTTCGAGCCGACGGGCGCGCTGATCGACTGA
- a CDS encoding porin — MKKPVIGAACAALLGATATAHAQSSVALYGLLDASIAYTNNQSGKSAWQQGSGLLSNTVFGLSGNEDLGGAWHALFRLESGVNVNNGSSSYKNTVFGRRAYVGLRQDDYGTLTFGRQYDSVVDCLGPIALANNGDGNNLAAHPFDNDNIDDSFYIDNAVKYASPTIAGMQLGAVYGFSNQAGFSGNRAYSVGLSYGNGPVNLAAAYLQLNRGGTTANGALSTNDAPNFPAARQRVMGAGGSYTFGRATLGALWTHTMLDDTAAASLPGAMRALRFDNYEINARYALTPAVSFAGAYTFTDGRYDGAATGRPKWHQVTLMADYALSKRTDVYAQGVYQHQFGVPSDAALGFASINGLGASSTNTQVAATVGIRHRF; from the coding sequence ATGAAGAAACCCGTCATCGGCGCGGCTTGCGCCGCCCTGCTCGGCGCAACCGCGACGGCGCACGCGCAAAGCAGCGTCGCGCTCTACGGCCTGCTCGACGCGAGCATCGCATACACGAACAATCAATCGGGCAAGAGCGCGTGGCAGCAAGGCAGCGGCCTGCTGTCGAACACCGTGTTCGGCCTGAGCGGCAACGAAGACCTAGGCGGCGCATGGCACGCGCTGTTCCGCCTCGAGAGCGGAGTCAACGTCAACAACGGTTCGTCTTCCTACAAGAACACCGTATTCGGACGCCGCGCCTATGTCGGCCTGCGACAGGACGACTACGGCACGCTGACGTTCGGCCGCCAATACGATTCGGTCGTCGACTGCCTCGGGCCGATCGCGCTCGCGAACAACGGCGACGGCAACAATCTGGCCGCGCATCCGTTCGACAACGACAACATCGACGATTCGTTCTACATCGACAATGCAGTCAAATACGCGAGTCCGACGATCGCCGGCATGCAGCTCGGCGCGGTGTACGGGTTCAGCAACCAGGCGGGCTTTTCGGGCAACCGCGCGTACAGCGTCGGCCTGTCGTACGGCAACGGGCCGGTCAATCTCGCCGCCGCCTATCTGCAGTTGAATCGCGGCGGCACGACGGCGAACGGCGCGCTGTCGACCAACGACGCGCCGAACTTTCCCGCCGCGCGCCAGCGCGTGATGGGCGCGGGCGGCAGCTATACGTTCGGCCGCGCGACGCTCGGCGCGCTCTGGACGCACACGATGCTCGACGATACCGCCGCCGCTTCGCTGCCCGGTGCGATGCGCGCGTTGCGGTTCGACAACTACGAGATCAACGCGCGCTACGCACTGACGCCCGCCGTTTCGTTCGCCGGCGCCTATACGTTCACCGACGGCCGCTACGACGGCGCGGCCACCGGCCGTCCCAAATGGCATCAGGTCACGCTGATGGCCGATTACGCATTGAGCAAGCGCACGGACGTGTACGCGCAGGGCGTGTACCAGCATCAATTCGGCGTGCCGTCCGATGCCGCGCTCGGCTTCGCGTCGATCAACGGCCTGGGGGCATCGTCGACGAACACGCAGGTCGCGGCGACGGTCGGAATCCGGCATCGGTTCTGA
- a CDS encoding ABC transporter permease — protein sequence MSDLTFPSRWRIALLAPALAVFVAFWLLPMVSLVRVSANGVFVDAYLALLSNARYMKSLASTLALSAAVTLATLALSTIAGLLLARRAFAGKRALIALLTFPLAFPGVVVGFMVIMLAGRQGLIGMLSQKLVGDRWVFAYSVAGLFVGYLYFSIPRVIVTVIAAASKLDPSLEEAARSLGASRWHVLRDIVLPALAPGLVAAGAICFATAMGAFGTAFTLATDLDVLPMTIYTEFTLNANIATAAGLSIVLGIVTWAALALARNLTGQATAASA from the coding sequence ATGTCCGATCTCACGTTCCCGTCGCGCTGGCGCATCGCGCTTCTCGCGCCCGCGCTCGCCGTGTTCGTCGCGTTCTGGCTGCTGCCGATGGTCTCGCTCGTGCGGGTGTCGGCAAACGGCGTGTTCGTCGACGCCTATCTCGCGCTGCTGTCGAACGCGCGCTACATGAAGAGCCTCGCGTCGACGCTCGCGCTGTCCGCCGCCGTCACGCTCGCGACGCTCGCGCTGTCGACGATCGCTGGCCTCCTGCTCGCGCGCCGCGCGTTCGCGGGCAAGCGCGCGCTGATCGCGCTCCTCACATTTCCGCTCGCGTTTCCGGGCGTCGTCGTCGGCTTCATGGTGATCATGCTCGCGGGGCGGCAGGGCTTGATCGGCATGCTGTCACAGAAGCTCGTCGGCGATCGCTGGGTGTTCGCGTATTCGGTCGCGGGCCTGTTCGTCGGCTACCTGTATTTCTCGATCCCGCGCGTGATCGTCACGGTGATCGCGGCGGCGTCGAAGCTCGATCCGTCGCTCGAGGAAGCCGCGCGCTCGCTCGGCGCGTCGCGCTGGCACGTGCTGCGCGACATCGTGCTGCCCGCGCTCGCACCGGGCCTCGTCGCCGCGGGCGCGATCTGCTTCGCGACCGCGATGGGCGCGTTCGGCACGGCATTCACGCTCGCGACCGATCTCGACGTGCTGCCGATGACGATCTACACAGAGTTCACGCTGAACGCCAACATCGCGACGGCGGCCGGCTTGTCGATCGTGCTCGGGATTGTCACGTGGGCGGCGCTGGCGCTCGCGCGGAACCTGACGGGCCAGGCGACGGCCGCATCCGCGTGA
- a CDS encoding ABC transporter substrate-binding protein, with amino-acid sequence MTVRRSPLSRSPLAAVRRACAAVLLPVASLALSLGASAAHADDAAICYNCPPEWADWATQIAAIKQKTGIRVPFDNKNSGQAIAQLIAEQKSPVADVVYLGVSSAVQAKDKGVVAPYKPAHWNDIPANLKDPQGYWFAIHSGTLGFFVNKDALDGKPVPRSWADLLKPEYKGMVGYLDPSSAFVGYAGAVAVNQALGGSFDNFQPALDWFRKLKANAPIVPKQTAYARVLSGEIPILLDYDFDAYRAKYKDHANVEFVIPKEGTISVPYVMSLVKGAPHDANGKKVLDFVLSDEGQKLWANAYLRPVRAQALSADVAAKFLPASEYARAKSVDFGKLAAGQPAFGRQYLQVMQ; translated from the coding sequence GTGACTGTCCGCCGTTCGCCTCTCTCGCGCTCGCCGCTCGCCGCCGTGCGTCGCGCGTGCGCCGCCGTGCTGCTCCCCGTCGCGTCGCTCGCGCTGTCGCTCGGCGCATCCGCCGCGCACGCGGACGACGCCGCGATCTGCTACAACTGCCCGCCCGAATGGGCCGACTGGGCCACGCAGATCGCGGCGATCAAGCAGAAGACCGGCATCCGCGTGCCGTTCGACAACAAGAACTCGGGCCAGGCGATCGCGCAACTGATCGCCGAGCAGAAAAGCCCCGTCGCGGACGTCGTCTATCTCGGCGTGTCGTCGGCGGTCCAGGCGAAGGACAAGGGCGTCGTCGCGCCGTACAAGCCCGCGCACTGGAACGACATCCCGGCGAACCTGAAGGACCCGCAAGGCTACTGGTTCGCGATCCACTCGGGCACGCTCGGCTTCTTCGTCAACAAGGACGCGCTCGACGGCAAGCCGGTGCCGCGCTCGTGGGCCGATCTGCTGAAGCCCGAGTACAAGGGAATGGTCGGCTATCTCGATCCGTCGAGCGCGTTCGTCGGCTATGCGGGCGCCGTCGCGGTGAACCAGGCGCTCGGCGGCAGCTTCGACAATTTCCAGCCGGCGCTCGACTGGTTCCGCAAGCTGAAGGCCAATGCGCCGATCGTGCCGAAGCAGACCGCGTACGCGCGCGTGCTGTCCGGCGAAATTCCGATCCTGCTCGACTACGATTTCGACGCGTATCGCGCGAAGTACAAGGACCATGCGAACGTCGAATTCGTGATTCCGAAGGAAGGCACGATCTCGGTGCCGTACGTGATGAGCCTCGTGAAGGGCGCGCCGCACGACGCGAACGGCAAGAAGGTGCTCGACTTCGTGCTGTCCGACGAAGGCCAGAAGCTGTGGGCGAACGCGTATCTGCGGCCGGTGCGCGCGCAGGCGCTCAGCGCGGACGTCGCCGCGAAGTTCCTGCCCGCGAGCGAGTACGCGCGCGCGAAGAGCGTCGACTTCGGCAAGCTCGCGGCCGGCCAGCCGGCGTTCGGCAGGCAGTATCTGCAAGTGATGCAATAA
- a CDS encoding sensor domain-containing diguanylate cyclase, producing MSTVFTAHESPRVINIIARLYTACLLIGFALVPAYLIVYVRFFIDPRLVFENHQFHELAIAAATLEGLFVTYVTWRCYLSSGEPLLRWLTLGFFGFALIYSLHGAFTGMAHQNIWLFLLYGPASRLVMSILLLVGQLSYFRNADPPERRTLLSTWLPWIAGFVLVCVAVAAIAYSPIAGHLWTRASMEGGAMIVSLVNVALLLARRIRTPLMLVYGISVMSFALSSIAFILGKPWNHMWWLAHAIFAAGFFMLSFGVVQALITTRSFATVYSQQDLMARLAESMARTEGALQELKRTNQKLEHLATTDPLTGASNRRKFIEQMQAEIARAKRDGTAFSLLALDLDNFKTINDNYGHQVGDVVLRNFVRQCLAAIRPYDHIARVGGEEFMVLLPRMLADTASGIAERVRTTIANASFGIDGTHTPVTVSIGVSQYGRDGDTVDEILSAADKLLYRAKNEGRNRVVAS from the coding sequence GTGAGCACTGTCTTCACAGCCCATGAATCGCCGCGTGTAATCAACATCATCGCCCGGCTCTACACCGCATGCCTGCTGATCGGCTTCGCGCTCGTGCCGGCGTACCTGATCGTCTACGTGCGGTTCTTCATCGATCCGCGGCTCGTCTTCGAGAACCATCAGTTCCACGAGCTGGCGATCGCCGCCGCGACGCTCGAGGGCCTCTTCGTCACCTACGTGACGTGGCGCTGCTATCTGTCGTCGGGCGAGCCGCTGCTGCGCTGGCTCACGCTCGGCTTCTTCGGCTTCGCGCTGATCTACTCGCTGCACGGCGCGTTCACCGGCATGGCGCACCAGAACATCTGGCTGTTCCTGCTGTACGGCCCCGCATCGCGCCTCGTGATGTCGATCCTGCTGCTCGTCGGGCAACTGTCGTACTTCAGGAACGCCGATCCGCCCGAGCGTCGCACGCTGCTGTCGACATGGCTGCCGTGGATCGCCGGCTTCGTGCTCGTCTGCGTCGCGGTCGCCGCCATTGCGTACTCGCCGATCGCCGGCCATCTGTGGACGCGCGCGTCGATGGAGGGCGGCGCGATGATCGTGTCGCTCGTCAACGTCGCGCTGCTGCTCGCGCGTCGCATCCGCACGCCGTTGATGCTCGTCTACGGCATCTCGGTGATGTCGTTCGCGCTGTCGTCGATCGCATTCATTCTCGGCAAGCCGTGGAACCACATGTGGTGGCTCGCGCATGCGATCTTCGCGGCCGGATTCTTCATGCTGAGCTTCGGCGTCGTTCAGGCATTGATCACGACCCGCTCGTTCGCGACCGTCTACAGCCAGCAGGATCTGATGGCGCGGCTCGCCGAATCGATGGCGCGCACCGAGGGCGCGCTGCAGGAGCTCAAGCGCACCAACCAGAAGCTCGAGCATCTCGCGACCACCGATCCGCTGACGGGCGCGTCGAACCGGCGCAAGTTCATCGAGCAGATGCAGGCGGAAATCGCGCGCGCGAAGCGCGACGGCACTGCGTTCTCGCTGCTCGCGCTCGATCTCGACAACTTCAAGACGATCAACGACAACTATGGCCATCAGGTCGGCGACGTCGTGCTGCGCAACTTCGTGCGTCAGTGCCTTGCCGCGATCCGTCCTTACGACCACATCGCGCGCGTCGGCGGCGAGGAGTTCATGGTGCTGCTGCCGCGCATGCTCGCCGACACGGCGAGCGGAATCGCGGAGCGCGTGCGGACCACGATCGCGAACGCGTCGTTCGGCATCGACGGCACGCATACGCCCGTGACCGTGAGCATCGGCGTGTCGCAGTACGGGCGCGACGGCGACACCGTCGACGAAATCCTGAGCGCCGCCGACAAGCTGCTCTATCGCGCGAAAAACGAGGGGCGCAATCGCGTCGTCGCGTCGTAG
- a CDS encoding ABC transporter permease translates to MTPIPKDAAALARPAASAGPDGPPAVRRARRAPLDWLAAAQWAVTLALCAFLIVPVAMSVLAGLTVNYFRGPSSGLTLRWLGEVWAQYHGSVFLSLEVALATLAVTLVAGVPAGYALARGRSRVSRLIEEALVLPVALPGLASALALLCVYGGFAAFRTSMWFIVVGHVVFTLPFMVRAVAAVAARADLRTLEEGAASLGASFVTRFATIVLPNLRPGIVAGALAVLTLSIGEFNLTWMLHTPDTKTLPVGLADTYASLRLEIGSAYTILFLLMTLPLLVAMQRLGVEAPGARDGARQRR, encoded by the coding sequence ATGACGCCCATCCCGAAGGATGCCGCCGCACTCGCCCGCCCCGCCGCCTCGGCCGGCCCGGACGGGCCGCCCGCGGTCCGCCGCGCACGCCGCGCGCCGCTCGACTGGCTCGCCGCCGCGCAATGGGCGGTCACGCTCGCGCTGTGCGCATTCCTGATCGTGCCCGTCGCGATGTCGGTGCTCGCCGGGCTCACGGTCAACTATTTCCGAGGCCCGTCGAGTGGCCTCACGCTGCGCTGGCTCGGCGAAGTGTGGGCGCAATATCACGGCTCGGTGTTCCTGTCGCTCGAAGTCGCGCTCGCGACGCTCGCCGTCACGCTCGTCGCGGGCGTGCCCGCCGGCTACGCGCTCGCGCGCGGCCGCAGCCGCGTCTCGCGGCTGATCGAAGAGGCGCTCGTGCTGCCCGTCGCGCTGCCGGGCCTCGCGTCCGCGCTCGCGCTGCTCTGCGTGTACGGCGGCTTCGCCGCGTTCCGCACGAGCATGTGGTTCATCGTCGTCGGCCACGTCGTGTTCACGCTGCCGTTCATGGTCCGCGCGGTCGCGGCCGTCGCCGCGCGCGCCGATCTGCGCACGCTCGAAGAAGGCGCGGCGAGCCTCGGCGCATCGTTCGTCACGCGCTTTGCGACGATCGTGCTGCCGAACCTGCGCCCCGGCATCGTCGCGGGCGCGCTCGCGGTGCTCACGCTGTCGATCGGCGAATTCAACCTCACGTGGATGCTGCACACGCCCGACACGAAGACGCTGCCCGTCGGCCTCGCCGACACGTACGCGTCGCTGCGCCTCGAAATCGGCAGCGCGTACACGATCCTGTTCCTGCTGATGACGCTGCCGCTGCTCGTCGCGATGCAGCGGCTCGGCGTCGAGGCGCCGGGCGCACGCGACGGCGCGCGCCAGCGCCGCTGA
- a CDS encoding LacI family DNA-binding transcriptional regulator, whose translation MTPTIKDVAALAGFSIATVSRAINAPHTVHPATLEKIRAAIDALRFRPNPLGRQLRSDRTQLIGVVLPTLANPVFAECLQGVDELAAQAGFKLIVMSTEYDSARERHAIETLRAQRVEGLMLTVADADAHPLLDELDHNGPLYVLMHNDTPHRPSVAVDNRRAAYDGVRMLIERGHRRVLMLAGSLDASDRARLRVRGYAQALDEHGLDPLPALELDFNAPALPHAMLAHLSARATRPTALFCSNDWLAMVVIRGLRDARLAVPDDMSVLGFDGLAVGELLAPPLASVATPNREIGRAAWRRLAERIAGTRHAHPALTLPHAVRDGATVAPPREAHDAHDAHDARAPRVA comes from the coding sequence ATGACGCCGACCATCAAAGACGTCGCCGCGCTCGCCGGCTTTTCGATCGCCACCGTGTCGCGCGCGATCAACGCGCCGCACACGGTCCATCCCGCGACGCTCGAGAAGATCCGCGCGGCGATCGATGCGCTGCGCTTCCGCCCGAATCCGCTCGGCCGGCAACTGCGCAGCGACCGCACGCAATTGATCGGCGTCGTGCTGCCGACGCTCGCGAATCCCGTGTTCGCCGAATGCCTGCAAGGCGTCGACGAGCTCGCGGCGCAAGCCGGCTTCAAGCTGATCGTGATGTCGACCGAATACGACTCGGCGCGCGAGCGCCATGCGATCGAGACGCTGCGCGCGCAGCGCGTCGAAGGGCTGATGCTGACCGTCGCCGATGCCGACGCGCACCCGCTCCTCGACGAGCTGGACCACAACGGCCCGCTCTACGTGCTGATGCACAACGACACGCCGCATCGCCCGTCGGTCGCGGTCGACAATCGCCGCGCCGCGTACGACGGCGTGCGGATGCTGATCGAGCGCGGCCATCGGCGCGTGCTGATGCTCGCGGGCTCGCTCGACGCGTCGGACCGCGCGCGGCTGCGCGTGCGAGGCTATGCGCAGGCGCTCGACGAGCACGGGCTCGATCCGCTGCCCGCGCTCGAGCTCGACTTCAACGCGCCGGCGCTGCCGCACGCGATGCTCGCGCATCTGAGCGCGCGCGCGACGCGGCCCACCGCGCTCTTCTGCAGCAACGACTGGCTCGCGATGGTCGTGATCCGCGGCCTGCGCGACGCGCGCCTCGCGGTGCCCGATGACATGTCGGTGCTCGGCTTCGACGGCCTCGCGGTCGGCGAGCTGCTCGCGCCGCCGCTCGCGAGCGTCGCGACGCCGAATCGCGAGATCGGCCGCGCCGCATGGCGGCGTCTTGCCGAGCGCATCGCCGGCACGCGTCATGCGCATCCCGCGCTCACCTTGCCGCACGCGGTGCGCGATGGCGCGACCGTCGCGCCGCCTCGCGAGGCGCACGATGCGCACGACGCGCACGATGCGCGCGCGCCGCGCGTCGCCTGA